From one Candidatus Hydrogenedentota bacterium genomic stretch:
- a CDS encoding sugar phosphate isomerase/epimerase, with translation MFPTLNPVTASLPDPQDYVALAAANGFAAVDHGADFWHAWVESAGLAKVQEYCTSKKCTIAHGGLPVDFRQDDATFEAGLGKLPAIAATMKALGTRGMATWIMPVCKVDPAEYRSMHVRRLKKVAAVLSHHGLKLGLEFVGPKTSRSEGNPFIYTMQGMLELCSEIDDATCGLLLDSYHWYTSNGTLDDIRRLSVAKVVHVHVNDAYPGPRDELMDMKRLLPGEGVIDLPGFLTALKSIGYTGPLAVETFSDDLKAAGPQEAARRAGEAMLRMMKSIQ, from the coding sequence TTGTTTCCAACTCTAAATCCAGTAACGGCAAGCCTGCCTGACCCGCAGGACTACGTTGCATTGGCGGCCGCCAACGGGTTCGCCGCTGTCGACCACGGCGCTGACTTTTGGCATGCGTGGGTTGAAAGTGCCGGTCTCGCCAAAGTGCAGGAATACTGCACCTCCAAGAAGTGCACGATTGCCCACGGTGGGCTTCCGGTTGATTTCCGTCAGGACGACGCGACTTTTGAAGCCGGACTGGGTAAATTGCCCGCCATCGCGGCAACCATGAAGGCTTTGGGGACGCGCGGAATGGCAACCTGGATTATGCCCGTATGCAAGGTGGACCCCGCCGAATACAGGTCTATGCATGTGCGCCGCCTGAAAAAAGTCGCAGCCGTTCTTTCGCATCATGGACTTAAGTTAGGTTTGGAATTCGTCGGACCCAAGACTTCCCGCTCCGAGGGTAACCCATTCATCTACACCATGCAGGGTATGCTTGAGCTCTGCAGCGAAATCGACGATGCGACCTGCGGTCTCTTGTTGGACAGTTATCATTGGTACACCTCAAATGGAACCCTTGATGATATCCGGCGGCTTTCCGTGGCAAAAGTGGTCCACGTTCATGTAAATGACGCTTACCCCGGCCCGCGCGACGAATTGATGGACATGAAACGCCTGTTGCCCGGAGAAGGGGTTATCGATCTGCCCGGATTTCTCACCGCCCTGAAAAGCATTGGGTATACCGGCCCGCTGGCCGTTGAGACATTCAGCGATGACCTCAAGGCGGCGGGTCCGCAGGAAGCGGCGCGCCGGGCGGGCGAGGCCATGTTACGCATGATGAAGAGCATTCAGTAG
- the fliD gene encoding flagellar filament capping protein FliD, with amino-acid sequence MSGSFSVGGLVSGIDSDTLISQLVALERQPITRLQSQISLFQQRQEAIRGLRTTLTSLRNTVRDFQLTNQFSQFGATSSDSEVLTAEISGQNPVSGAYTLNVTQLASATVARSSARMGSPINTAVPLNSSGLSEDVTTGKFSINGVVFDVNGSTDSLDSILSAINSSSAGVTASYNATTDKVTIANTAAGNTSVINFTYSGDEEDTVSNFLNLIGVSTSTQYTNGSGSTETVGTRNLGAIAPSDLLNTVNFAGGAVTSGSFRINGVSITVDVTVDSVSDVIQRINDSGAGVTASYDGTTDSIQVVSNTLGSRTISFQSGTSNFLDVTNLTTATQTAGQDSKFTINGGALQTRNSNEISDAIGGVTLNLQSTGTSTVTVSTDNDAIVEKVQEFIDNFNTSISEIRGLAGNEGTLSGDSTILSITSYLQQTVFNTVAGLSGKYTSLLDIGISTGDSFDSSSALQLELDSDKFLEALRDGRVSVSNLFSNADKTGIMDQMFSYLDEVTGTSGFLNERARSNGIIDEQIDALNDRIDRMEDRVTQYETRLKKQFSRLEQLSATYQSQNSALSSLL; translated from the coding sequence ATGAGTGGTTCTTTTAGCGTAGGTGGTCTGGTCAGCGGGATAGACTCCGATACCCTGATCAGTCAACTCGTTGCCCTTGAGCGCCAGCCCATCACGCGGCTTCAGAGTCAAATATCGTTATTTCAGCAGCGTCAGGAAGCGATACGAGGGCTGCGGACGACGTTGACGTCTCTGCGGAACACGGTTCGCGACTTTCAACTCACCAATCAGTTTTCCCAATTCGGCGCGACGTCCAGCGACAGCGAGGTGTTGACGGCGGAGATATCGGGTCAGAATCCGGTGTCGGGCGCGTACACACTCAATGTGACGCAATTAGCGAGTGCGACCGTAGCGCGCAGCAGCGCGCGAATGGGAAGTCCCATCAATACGGCCGTCCCGCTGAATTCGAGTGGTTTGTCCGAGGACGTGACCACCGGCAAGTTCAGCATCAATGGGGTCGTGTTCGATGTTAACGGCTCTACGGATTCGCTCGACAGTATTCTGTCCGCGATCAATTCGAGCAGTGCCGGCGTGACGGCGTCGTACAATGCGACGACCGATAAGGTGACGATCGCGAACACGGCGGCAGGCAACACGAGCGTAATCAATTTCACGTACAGCGGAGACGAAGAAGACACCGTCAGCAACTTCTTGAACCTGATTGGCGTAAGCACGTCGACGCAGTATACGAATGGAAGTGGTTCCACAGAGACGGTGGGAACGAGGAATCTGGGAGCGATAGCGCCGTCAGACTTGTTGAACACCGTGAATTTCGCGGGTGGTGCCGTAACGTCGGGGTCATTTCGCATCAATGGCGTATCGATCACGGTGGATGTCACGGTCGATTCGGTGAGTGACGTTATCCAGCGAATAAACGACAGCGGCGCCGGCGTAACAGCCAGTTACGATGGAACGACGGACAGCATCCAAGTGGTGTCGAACACGCTGGGCAGCCGGACAATTAGTTTCCAGAGCGGGACGAGCAATTTCCTGGACGTGACGAATCTGACGACGGCGACACAAACGGCGGGCCAGGATTCGAAGTTCACGATCAATGGCGGCGCGTTACAGACGCGCAACAGCAATGAGATCTCCGACGCAATCGGTGGCGTAACACTGAACCTGCAGAGCACGGGGACGTCGACCGTGACCGTATCGACGGACAATGACGCGATTGTGGAGAAGGTGCAGGAGTTCATCGACAACTTCAATACCTCCATTTCCGAAATTCGTGGCTTGGCGGGAAATGAAGGTACGCTCTCCGGCGACAGCACGATCTTGAGCATCACCAGCTATCTCCAGCAGACCGTGTTCAACACGGTGGCCGGGCTGAGCGGCAAATACACCAGCCTGCTCGATATTGGGATCAGTACGGGCGACAGTTTTGATTCGTCGTCGGCGCTGCAACTTGAATTGGACTCGGACAAGTTTCTTGAAGCGTTGCGGGATGGGCGCGTCAGCGTCAGCAATCTTTTCTCCAACGCCGACAAGACCGGCATCATGGACCAGATGTTCAGTTACCTGGATGAGGTGACCGGTACATCAGGTTTCTTGAACGAACGAGCGCGTTCGAATGGGATCATCGATGAGCAGATCGATGCGCTGAACGACCGAATCGACCGGATGGAAGACCGGGTAACGCAGTACGAGACGCGGCTGAAGAAGCAGTTCTCGCGGCTGGAGCAACTGTCGGCCACGTATCAAAGTCAGAATAGCGCGTTGAGCAGTCTACTCTAG
- the fliS gene encoding flagellar export chaperone FliS, whose product MQGSSPHLGAYKRVDIETTSQGKLIVMLFNGAIQRAEEAKRQLQRNNTQGVHSNLIRAQDIVTELRNALDMKAGELARNLDRIYEYFQHLLIKGNVKKEAAPIEEAIGHLTVMRDTWREAFEAAAREKPGRVGQIDTLGAKVMNIQG is encoded by the coding sequence ATGCAAGGTTCATCTCCGCATCTGGGCGCGTACAAGCGCGTGGACATCGAGACCACGTCGCAAGGAAAGCTGATCGTTATGCTGTTCAACGGCGCGATTCAGCGCGCCGAAGAAGCGAAACGTCAGTTGCAGCGCAATAACACCCAGGGCGTGCACAGCAACCTGATTCGCGCGCAGGATATCGTGACGGAATTGCGCAACGCGCTGGATATGAAGGCCGGTGAGCTGGCCCGGAATCTTGACCGCATCTACGAGTATTTCCAGCACCTGCTAATCAAAGGCAATGTGAAGAAGGAAGCCGCTCCCATCGAGGAAGCTATCGGACACTTGACGGTCATGCGCGATACGTGGCGGGAAGCCTTTGAGGCGGCGGCGCGCGAGAAGCCTGGCCGGGTGGGCCAGATCGATACGCTGGGCGCGAAGGTGATGAATATTCAGGGCTGA
- a CDS encoding glycoside hydrolase, with amino-acid sequence MYRIALLLCVFVLVSGLTFAQDIPPWKTNSPIADVKKELYRKHDRPGTSVLASMQYVGPGLERREVQSSQTLDDVSDDIVARWSSDNGKTWSEFVKVQPSNNINYNGVTVWEGEACSVYAPKPGVLVQMWLRQIQEGKLYHCWTYSRYSRDAGRTWSTPKQLRYEDGEDFDPNEPMKATYLDRNEAYIGSNIEVLPDGTLLHCVAHANAPGDPKNNERIWRMGSVMFSGVWDDAAQDFVWTAGAHVEINPEMSARGLMEPEVVQLKDGRILVVWRGSTEGWDGTKATIPGRKFFSVSTDGGKTLTAPGEWKYDDGTSFYSPSSFHRMIRHSVTGKLYWFGNITPEPPAGNMPRYPLVIAEVDEEKAALKKSTVTVVDDRQPDQGKDIQFSNFSLLEDRETHALELYMTLYGQFADPAEKGAGDCYKYVLTIR; translated from the coding sequence ATGTACCGAATAGCCCTTCTCCTTTGCGTGTTTGTTTTGGTTTCGGGATTAACCTTCGCGCAGGACATTCCTCCATGGAAGACAAATTCGCCCATCGCCGATGTGAAGAAGGAACTGTATCGGAAGCACGATAGGCCTGGTACCTCGGTGCTGGCGTCGATGCAGTATGTCGGCCCGGGGCTAGAGCGGCGCGAGGTGCAGAGTTCGCAGACGCTCGACGATGTCTCCGACGACATTGTGGCGCGGTGGTCGAGCGATAATGGCAAGACCTGGTCGGAATTCGTCAAGGTCCAACCATCGAACAACATTAACTACAACGGCGTAACGGTATGGGAAGGCGAGGCGTGCAGCGTGTACGCGCCGAAGCCGGGTGTGTTGGTGCAGATGTGGCTGCGGCAGATCCAGGAAGGGAAGCTCTATCACTGCTGGACGTATTCGCGATACAGCCGTGATGCGGGGCGCACGTGGTCTACGCCGAAGCAGTTGCGGTATGAGGACGGCGAGGACTTCGATCCAAACGAGCCGATGAAGGCGACGTACTTGGATCGCAACGAGGCGTACATCGGGAGCAACATCGAGGTATTGCCAGACGGTACGTTGTTGCACTGTGTAGCGCATGCAAACGCGCCGGGCGATCCGAAGAACAACGAGCGAATCTGGCGCATGGGGTCGGTTATGTTCAGCGGCGTGTGGGACGATGCCGCGCAGGATTTCGTCTGGACGGCGGGGGCGCACGTGGAGATTAATCCGGAGATGTCGGCGCGCGGATTGATGGAGCCGGAAGTGGTCCAATTGAAGGACGGACGGATTCTCGTTGTATGGCGTGGTTCCACCGAAGGATGGGACGGCACGAAGGCGACAATTCCGGGACGGAAGTTCTTTAGTGTCTCGACCGACGGCGGAAAGACGCTGACCGCGCCCGGCGAGTGGAAATACGACGACGGAACGAGTTTCTATTCGCCGTCGTCATTTCACCGTATGATTCGGCACAGTGTGACGGGAAAGCTCTATTGGTTCGGTAACATCACGCCCGAACCGCCAGCGGGTAATATGCCGCGCTATCCGTTGGTGATCGCGGAGGTGGATGAAGAGAAGGCTGCGTTGAAAAAGTCGACGGTGACGGTTGTCGATGACCGTCAACCTGACCAGGGTAAGGACATCCAGTTCTCGAATTTCTCGCTTCTGGAGGACCGGGAGACGCACGCACTTGAGCTTTACATGACGCTTTACGGGCAATTTGCCGACCCCGCCGAAAAGGGGGCAGGGGACTGCTACAAGTACGTGCTCACGATTCGTTGA
- the hisS gene encoding histidine--tRNA ligase has product MDSLVEPRILKGFQDLLPEEYIPRKHVIAKIEAIFQKYGFVPIETPAIEHLDVLLGTGGEETNKELFRLETPEAEPVALRFDLTVPFARILAQYPDRVKTPFRRYAMGPVWRADKPGPGRFRQFTQFDIDAAGSDSVSVDAEIIAIMCEVMETLGVTGFRAVVNNRKVIDALLVGCGISDCDRQKHVLRVIDKLAKVGIDNVRLELGPGRVDDSGDPIPGVGLDSQTIERVVSFVGLGGGTRHEVVERLASTLPNDEISNAAVSDMRALADALAALGVPEQSAHFEPSLARGLDYYTGPVFEMTIPSAPQFGSVMGGGRYDGLVSRFMDRPVPSTGMAVGLDRLVAALAHLGLISPERTTVEVLVVSLGGVPEAETLKLAAELRAAGLRTEPYFGSKKGMKNQLSHADHYGIPVAVIVGGDELAQGVVSVKDLFAGKQQREGIEDREAYRQAGRSGQVTVSRAEMVAAVRDVLASHTS; this is encoded by the coding sequence GTGGATTCACTGGTAGAGCCCCGTATCTTGAAGGGGTTCCAAGATTTGTTGCCGGAGGAATACATCCCCCGCAAGCATGTGATTGCCAAGATCGAAGCAATCTTCCAGAAATACGGGTTCGTCCCGATCGAAACGCCCGCGATAGAACACCTCGACGTACTGCTGGGAACCGGTGGCGAGGAAACCAACAAAGAGCTCTTTCGCCTGGAAACGCCCGAGGCCGAACCTGTTGCGCTTCGCTTTGACCTAACCGTTCCGTTTGCGCGTATCCTCGCTCAATACCCCGACCGCGTGAAGACCCCATTTCGCCGTTACGCCATGGGGCCGGTGTGGCGCGCCGACAAGCCGGGTCCGGGCCGTTTCCGCCAATTCACACAGTTCGACATCGACGCGGCGGGTTCCGATTCCGTCTCCGTCGACGCCGAAATCATCGCCATCATGTGCGAAGTGATGGAAACCTTGGGCGTCACCGGCTTTCGCGCCGTGGTCAACAATCGCAAAGTCATTGACGCGTTGTTGGTCGGCTGCGGCATCTCCGACTGCGACCGTCAAAAACACGTCCTCCGGGTTATCGACAAACTGGCCAAGGTCGGTATTGACAATGTTCGATTGGAACTCGGTCCCGGCCGCGTGGACGATTCCGGCGACCCCATACCGGGTGTCGGACTCGATTCACAAACCATCGAGCGCGTGGTGTCGTTTGTCGGACTCGGCGGAGGCACGCGCCACGAAGTGGTAGAGCGACTCGCCTCAACGCTTCCCAACGACGAGATTTCGAATGCGGCTGTCTCCGACATGCGCGCGTTGGCCGATGCCTTGGCAGCGCTTGGCGTGCCGGAACAGTCTGCGCACTTTGAACCCAGCCTCGCGCGCGGACTCGATTACTACACGGGACCCGTGTTCGAAATGACAATCCCCAGCGCACCCCAATTCGGTTCAGTCATGGGCGGTGGCCGTTATGACGGCCTCGTATCGCGATTCATGGATCGCCCGGTACCGAGCACAGGGATGGCAGTGGGACTCGACCGCTTGGTCGCTGCATTGGCTCACTTGGGCCTCATTTCCCCCGAGCGCACCACCGTCGAAGTGCTTGTTGTCTCTCTGGGCGGCGTGCCCGAAGCGGAGACCCTCAAGCTTGCCGCGGAATTGCGTGCCGCGGGGCTGCGCACGGAACCCTATTTCGGCTCCAAGAAAGGCATGAAGAATCAGTTGTCGCATGCGGACCATTACGGCATCCCCGTGGCGGTTATTGTAGGCGGCGACGAATTGGCGCAAGGTGTCGTATCGGTCAAGGACCTGTTCGCGGGGAAACAGCAGCGCGAGGGTATCGAAGATCGGGAAGCGTATCGCCAAGCCGGACGCAGCGGCCAGGTGACTGTTTCCCGCGCGGAAATGGTGGCAGCGGTAAGGGACGTACTCGCTTCGCACACGTCCTAA